A region of Scylla paramamosain isolate STU-SP2022 chromosome 25, ASM3559412v1, whole genome shotgun sequence DNA encodes the following proteins:
- the LOC135113398 gene encoding uncharacterized protein LOC135113398, which produces MASLIRVLLAGLLVVGFVVAAPVADPQQDGNFGFASDGPTYDEPVHQDPASSFYQPASDDSSHAGPQDYHQDQPQYEPAYEPASPYDFQADETARSSDFDQPAGQEDSEFSTATVAPEQDGQSFSQPFLPVFPGHQGSGSSFSHDNADQGVANVYSSHQK; this is translated from the exons ATGGCTTCTCTGATTCGA GTTCTCCTCGCCGGGCTCCTGGTGGTGGGCTTCGTGGTGGCCGCTCCTGTGGCCGACCCACAACAGGACGGTAATTTTGGCTTCGCGAGCGACGGGCCAACATACGACGAGCCAGTACACCAGGACCCTGCCAGTTCATTCTACCAGCCAGCATCCGATGATTCTTCCCATGCTGGCCCCCAAGACTACCACCAAGACCAACCACAATATGAACCAGCATATGAACCAGCATCTCCGTACGATTTCCAAGCTGACGAGACTGCACGCTCGTCTGACTTTGACCAACCTGCTGGCCAAGAAGATTCAGAGTTTTCCACAGCGACTGTCGCCCCGGAACAGGACGGCCAGTCCTTCAGCCAACCCTTTTTACCAGTTTTCCCCGGCCATCAGGGGTCTGGCTCTTCCTTCAGCCACGACAACGCTGACCAGGGGGTAGCTAACGTGTATTCTAGCCACCAGAAATAA